From a region of the Spelaeicoccus albus genome:
- a CDS encoding PAS and ANTAR domain-containing protein, translated as MSSRLALTNAYSYVLEGATGFQAGAFQYDAVADRWDWSDDVYEIHGFTRGEIVPTTKLVLAHKHPDDRAPFEAVLRNALTGGSPVVSHHRIVDAHGATRYIMMVAEGTYSTSGDVIGLSGYFIDLTAVREHETRAVADEAVARSAEHRGIIEQAKGWLMATRGVDAEAAFTILSEISQSSNTKLFAVAEALIHHVEAESVPAAGRNSRPVASTTGSR; from the coding sequence ATGTCTTCTCGATTGGCACTAACAAACGCATACTCGTACGTCCTCGAAGGCGCAACCGGATTTCAGGCGGGCGCCTTTCAGTACGACGCCGTCGCAGACCGGTGGGACTGGTCCGACGACGTCTATGAAATCCACGGATTTACGCGTGGTGAGATAGTCCCGACTACAAAGCTGGTCCTTGCACACAAACACCCCGACGACCGTGCGCCCTTCGAGGCGGTTCTGCGGAACGCCTTGACCGGCGGTTCCCCGGTCGTATCCCATCATCGGATCGTGGACGCCCATGGCGCGACGCGGTACATCATGATGGTTGCGGAAGGCACCTACTCGACGTCGGGCGACGTGATCGGGCTTTCCGGCTATTTCATCGATTTGACCGCGGTACGCGAGCACGAAACACGTGCCGTGGCCGACGAAGCCGTTGCCAGGTCGGCCGAACACCGCGGCATCATCGAACAGGCCAAAGGCTGGCTGATGGCAACCCGCGGGGTCGATGCGGAGGCGGCGTTCACCATCCTGTCCGAGATCTCGCAGAGCTCCAACACAAAACTGTTCGCAGTCGCCGAGGCACTGATCCACCATGTAGAGGCCGAATCCGTGCCTGCCGCAGGGCGCAACTCACGGCCAGTGGCGTCGACCACCGGTTCCCGGTGA
- a CDS encoding LLM class F420-dependent oxidoreductase: MTRFGYTLMTEQSGPRSLVDYAVKAEQAGFDFEVCSDHFSPWLASQGHAPYAWSVLGAVAQATTRAELMTYVTCPTSRYHPAVIAQKAATMQLLSAGRFTLGLGSGENLNEHVVGDGWPTVAVRHDKLEEAVQIIRRLFSGELIDYSGRYFRADSARLWDVPDTPVEIGIAVSGARSIERFAPLADHLIATEPRVDLVRKWRRTRPDSSRCIGQIPIAWDRDENAAIRRARDQFRWFAGGWAVNADIPTPAGFAGATKFVRDEDVAATIPCGPDLDAIVDTVSAYWDAGFTDIALVQVGDGSQQDFLDSAAGPLLEKLRHAAPR; the protein is encoded by the coding sequence ATGACTCGATTCGGTTACACGTTGATGACCGAGCAAAGCGGACCTCGCAGTCTGGTCGACTACGCCGTCAAGGCCGAACAGGCAGGCTTCGACTTCGAAGTGTGCAGCGACCACTTCTCACCGTGGCTGGCCAGTCAGGGGCACGCACCGTACGCCTGGTCGGTTCTCGGCGCCGTCGCACAGGCCACGACACGAGCCGAGTTGATGACGTATGTGACTTGCCCGACGAGTCGATACCACCCGGCCGTCATCGCGCAAAAGGCGGCGACCATGCAGTTGTTGTCAGCCGGACGCTTCACCCTCGGCCTCGGCTCGGGCGAGAACCTCAACGAGCACGTCGTCGGCGACGGTTGGCCGACCGTGGCAGTTCGGCACGACAAGCTGGAAGAAGCCGTGCAAATCATCCGGCGCTTGTTCTCCGGCGAACTCATCGACTATTCGGGTCGCTATTTTCGGGCCGATTCGGCCCGTTTGTGGGATGTTCCGGACACTCCGGTCGAAATCGGAATCGCCGTTTCCGGCGCGAGATCCATCGAACGATTCGCGCCGCTTGCCGATCATTTGATCGCCACCGAGCCGCGTGTCGATCTCGTCCGGAAATGGAGGCGCACCCGCCCGGATTCCAGCCGCTGCATCGGACAAATTCCGATCGCCTGGGATCGAGACGAGAATGCGGCGATCCGGCGAGCGCGCGACCAATTTCGTTGGTTTGCCGGAGGCTGGGCAGTCAACGCGGACATCCCGACCCCGGCCGGCTTTGCCGGTGCGACCAAATTCGTACGCGACGAGGACGTAGCGGCAACGATCCCTTGCGGCCCCGATCTCGACGCGATAGTGGATACCGTGAGCGCATACTGGGACGCCGGGTTCACCGACATCGCACTGGTGCAGGTCGGCGACGGCTCCCAGCAGGATTTCCTGGACAGCGCCGCGGGGCCGCTGCTCGAAAAGCTCCGGCACGCGGCCCCGCGCTGA
- a CDS encoding formate/nitrite transporter family protein — protein MSEDRRRELGAGDEPVEEGLAVSFNRIAHEGAERLHRTVGVMFATGFAGGLEISLGVIGYLAVDVATGNQLLAGLAFSIGLIALMLAKSELFTENFLVPIIAVAAREARLRRLFKLWGSTLLANLVSGWIIMWLVVKGFPEWTSAIVHSAHTFIDGPYDLQSMALAVLGGSVITLMTRMQHGTESDVAKIVAAVAAGFLLAGLPLFHSILDSLFIFGAIHAGGDINYLQWLVWFAWTVGFNAVGGIILVTAVRIFRTKDLVRDRRRNSPRNPDSPRGPGEQTESGD, from the coding sequence CTGGCCGTGTCGTTCAATCGAATCGCGCACGAGGGCGCCGAGCGGCTGCACCGGACGGTCGGCGTCATGTTCGCCACCGGTTTCGCCGGCGGCCTGGAGATCAGCTTGGGCGTGATTGGCTACCTGGCAGTGGATGTTGCCACCGGCAATCAATTGCTTGCCGGCCTGGCTTTCAGCATCGGTCTTATCGCGTTGATGCTGGCCAAGAGCGAACTCTTCACCGAGAACTTCCTGGTCCCGATCATCGCTGTCGCGGCACGGGAGGCCCGCCTCCGTCGATTGTTCAAGCTGTGGGGCTCTACCCTCCTTGCCAATCTGGTCAGCGGGTGGATCATCATGTGGCTCGTGGTCAAGGGGTTTCCCGAATGGACATCCGCGATCGTGCACTCCGCACACACTTTCATCGACGGCCCCTACGATTTGCAGTCGATGGCACTGGCGGTGCTCGGCGGCAGCGTGATCACTTTGATGACGCGGATGCAGCACGGGACCGAGTCGGACGTCGCAAAAATCGTTGCGGCGGTCGCCGCCGGGTTCCTGCTTGCCGGGCTGCCGCTCTTCCATTCGATCCTGGATTCGCTGTTCATCTTCGGGGCCATCCACGCCGGCGGCGACATCAACTATCTGCAATGGCTCGTCTGGTTCGCCTGGACGGTGGGGTTCAACGCCGTGGGCGGAATCATTCTGGTGACCGCGGTTCGGATCTTCCGCACCAAGGACCTTGTCCGTGATCGTCGGCGGAACTCGCCACGCAACCCCGATTCGCCTCGTGGCCCGGGCGAACAGACCGAAAGCGGTGATTGA
- a CDS encoding Ku protein produces the protein MRPIWKGSVVFGLVNVPIRVFSATEDHDIHLHQVHDKDGGRIHYQRRCDACGKAVNYKHIQKAYDDGEETVVLPQDDLDGLPSNKSNEIEVLEFVPTDQLDMLAIDRSYYLGPDSKTPKAYVLLQHVLTDSKRTAIVKVTLRQKTRLGALRVRDKTLILQTLLWADEVRGPDFPELDGNIRLSAKERDMAQDLVESYASDFKPENYTDDYQKELRKLIDAKLEEGESVDTEDTFGETESGGEVIDLMDALQKSVKKNRAGGSKSRTSASKASKKSSSKKSSSKGSSSTKSSSKASSSKKTPSKKTGKKAS, from the coding sequence GTGCGCCCGATCTGGAAAGGGTCCGTCGTCTTCGGTCTCGTGAATGTGCCCATCCGAGTTTTCAGCGCGACCGAAGACCACGACATCCACCTGCACCAAGTACACGACAAGGACGGCGGACGTATCCATTACCAGCGCCGGTGCGATGCGTGCGGTAAAGCAGTAAATTACAAGCACATTCAAAAGGCGTACGACGACGGCGAAGAAACCGTCGTCCTTCCCCAAGACGACCTTGACGGGTTGCCCTCGAACAAAAGCAACGAGATCGAGGTGCTCGAATTCGTACCCACCGATCAACTGGACATGCTGGCGATCGACCGGAGCTATTACCTGGGCCCGGACTCGAAAACCCCCAAGGCCTACGTGTTGCTCCAGCATGTTTTGACCGACTCGAAACGCACCGCGATAGTCAAGGTCACGCTCCGGCAAAAGACGAGACTCGGAGCACTGCGGGTCCGCGATAAAACACTCATCCTGCAAACCCTCTTATGGGCGGACGAAGTTCGCGGACCGGACTTCCCCGAGCTTGACGGTAACATTCGACTGTCGGCGAAGGAACGCGATATGGCTCAGGACCTCGTCGAGAGCTATGCGAGCGATTTCAAGCCGGAAAACTACACTGACGATTATCAAAAAGAACTTCGCAAACTCATCGACGCAAAGCTTGAAGAAGGCGAGTCCGTCGACACCGAGGATACGTTCGGAGAAACGGAATCCGGCGGCGAAGTCATCGACCTGATGGATGCTCTGCAAAAGAGCGTGAAGAAGAACAGAGCCGGCGGCTCGAAGTCCCGAACCTCGGCGTCGAAGGCCTCGAAGAAGTCGTCCTCGAAGAAGTCCTCGTCAAAGGGCTCCTCGTCGACAAAGTCCTCGTCGAAGGCCTCTTCCTCGAAGAAGACGCCCTCGAAGAAGACCGGCAAGAAAGCATCCTGA
- a CDS encoding ATP-dependent DNA ligase translates to MSRSTTPKKSQTVTVDGHRIKLTNLDKVMYPASGTTKRDVLDYYRAAADSLIKHATGRPVTRKRWVNGVGTKSDPGNVFFQKNLDDSTPSWVVRRRIKHKDHTNEYPLAGDEATLVWLAQIAALELHVPQWQFGKNGRPKHPDRLVLDLDPGEGAGLAECAEVALQARSILADMGLAPVPVTSGSKGMHIYAALNGRQTCDQVEKVAHELARALEADHPDLVVSEMKKAARKGKVFVDWSQNNFAKTTVCPYSLRGKAKPFVAAPRRWEEIETAGLEQLEYRQVLSRLETDGDLFASSSEEPDRLATYRSMRDAAKTSEPVPTGKPNSSTGNSFVIHEHHARQLHWDFRLERDGVLASWALPKGVPTDPSANHLAVQTEDHPLEYGSFEGSIPKGEYGAGEVRIWDDGHYKAEKWKDGEEIVVTLHGRRRGGLGGELKFSLIHTEHGGKDSEKNWLIHAMKDDKKGDKSDRSPNPRSYSPMLATLGSEDSLDKERDWAFEMKWDGIRALFVVSDDGTALMSRRGHDMSTTYPELIEAVDQCKSSHAVIDGEIVALTDGHPDFRTLQQRMNLTKKADVERARRRVPVKFMAFDVLVADGEELVDSPYTQRRKRLNALVKSRRNGVIQVPPEFGGDLRAALAESRRLQLEGVMAKTRDGEYDPGARSGEWIKIKHHKTQEVVIIGWRPGKGSRQDTLGSLLVGVHCDGELRYAGRVGTGFDERTLRELRQDLDRIARKTPPVSDVPRSDARDAQWVSPKRVGEVEFAEWTTAGRLRQPSWRGYRPDKSAQDVVKES, encoded by the coding sequence GTGAGCAGATCGACGACGCCCAAAAAGTCGCAGACCGTGACTGTCGACGGCCATCGGATCAAGCTGACGAACCTCGACAAGGTAATGTACCCGGCGTCCGGCACGACGAAGCGAGACGTGCTGGACTATTATCGCGCGGCCGCCGACAGTCTCATCAAGCATGCGACCGGGCGACCGGTGACCCGTAAACGCTGGGTCAACGGTGTCGGGACGAAATCCGATCCGGGCAATGTGTTCTTTCAAAAAAACCTCGACGACTCGACGCCCTCGTGGGTCGTCCGCCGCCGAATCAAGCACAAGGATCACACGAACGAGTACCCGTTGGCCGGGGACGAGGCGACACTCGTCTGGCTGGCGCAAATCGCGGCGTTGGAATTGCACGTGCCGCAATGGCAGTTCGGCAAGAACGGCAGGCCGAAACATCCCGATCGACTCGTACTCGATTTAGATCCCGGAGAAGGCGCGGGACTGGCCGAATGCGCGGAAGTCGCCTTGCAGGCTCGATCCATCCTCGCGGACATGGGCCTTGCGCCGGTCCCGGTGACGAGCGGCAGCAAGGGCATGCACATCTATGCCGCACTGAATGGCCGGCAGACGTGCGACCAAGTCGAAAAAGTCGCCCACGAACTAGCCCGCGCACTTGAGGCCGATCATCCGGATCTCGTCGTGAGTGAAATGAAGAAGGCTGCGCGTAAAGGCAAAGTCTTCGTCGATTGGAGCCAAAACAACTTTGCGAAGACCACGGTCTGCCCGTACTCGCTCAGAGGCAAGGCGAAGCCGTTCGTCGCCGCGCCGCGGCGGTGGGAAGAAATCGAAACTGCCGGGCTGGAGCAGCTCGAATACCGGCAGGTCCTCAGCCGGCTCGAAACCGACGGCGACCTGTTCGCAAGTTCGTCCGAGGAGCCCGACCGCCTGGCGACGTACCGCAGCATGCGCGACGCGGCGAAGACTTCCGAACCCGTGCCCACCGGCAAGCCGAACTCGTCCACCGGAAACTCCTTCGTCATCCACGAACACCATGCGCGGCAGCTGCACTGGGACTTCCGGCTCGAGCGCGACGGCGTTCTCGCCTCCTGGGCGTTGCCCAAGGGCGTGCCGACCGATCCGTCGGCAAACCATCTGGCGGTTCAGACCGAAGACCATCCGCTGGAATACGGCTCGTTCGAAGGTTCGATACCGAAGGGCGAATACGGCGCCGGCGAGGTCCGCATTTGGGACGACGGCCATTACAAGGCGGAAAAGTGGAAGGACGGGGAAGAAATCGTCGTCACCCTGCACGGCCGTCGGCGCGGCGGTCTGGGCGGCGAGCTGAAATTCTCGCTCATCCATACCGAGCACGGTGGCAAGGATTCCGAGAAGAACTGGCTCATCCACGCGATGAAGGACGATAAAAAAGGCGACAAGTCGGACAGATCGCCGAACCCGCGCAGCTACTCCCCCATGCTCGCGACCCTCGGGTCGGAAGACTCGCTCGACAAGGAACGCGATTGGGCGTTTGAAATGAAATGGGACGGGATACGCGCCCTTTTCGTCGTCTCGGACGACGGAACTGCGCTGATGAGCCGCCGCGGACACGACATGTCGACGACGTACCCGGAACTTATCGAAGCCGTTGATCAGTGCAAGTCTTCACACGCCGTGATCGACGGCGAAATCGTTGCGCTGACCGACGGGCACCCGGATTTCCGCACACTCCAGCAACGCATGAACTTGACGAAGAAGGCCGACGTGGAACGGGCACGTCGTCGCGTGCCGGTGAAATTCATGGCATTCGACGTACTCGTGGCCGATGGCGAGGAACTCGTCGACAGCCCGTACACCCAGCGGCGGAAGCGCTTGAACGCCCTGGTGAAAAGCCGACGGAACGGCGTGATTCAGGTGCCGCCGGAATTCGGCGGCGACCTGCGGGCGGCGCTTGCCGAGAGCCGACGGCTTCAGCTCGAAGGCGTCATGGCGAAAACCCGCGACGGCGAATACGACCCCGGAGCGAGATCGGGCGAATGGATCAAGATCAAGCACCACAAGACGCAGGAAGTCGTGATCATCGGCTGGCGTCCGGGAAAGGGTTCTCGACAGGACACCCTCGGTTCGCTGCTGGTCGGTGTGCACTGCGACGGCGAACTGCGCTACGCCGGCCGGGTCGGAACCGGGTTCGACGAAAGAACGCTTCGGGAGCTCCGACAAGACCTCGATCGCATTGCGCGGAAGACGCCGCCGGTTTCCGACGTACCGCGATCCGACGCGCGCGATGCACAGTGGGTCTCGCCCAAACGGGTCGGCGAAGTCGAATTCGCGGAATGGACGACCGCCGGCCGATTGCGCCAGCCGTCCTGGCGTGGCTACCGGCCGGATAAATCAGCACAGGACGTCGTCAAGGAATCGTGA